GCCCGTCGTTGGCCAAGGACACCCACGCCGCAGAAGCCATCCTCGCGCTCTCGGGCACCACCAATGGGCGGCTGGCCGTCGAGGGTTTCGAGGCGCTGGAACGCCGCACCGGAACCGAGCTGGTCGATCTGGCCAAGGAGAGCGAGGGCAAGCGAATCACCTTCGCCGACACCCAAGCCCGGCCGGTGCCGGTCAACACCTCACCGGAGTGGTCCGGCTCGGAGACGGGTGGGCGGCGCTACTCCCCCTTCACCATCAACACCGAGCGGCTCAAGCCGTGGCACACGCTGACCGGCCGCCAGCATTTCTATCTAGACCACGACTGGATGAGTGAGCTCGGTGAGCAGCTGCCGACGTTCCGGCCGCCGCTGGACATGACCGCGCTGTTCAACGAGCCGGCGGTAGGCGACACGAGCGGAGGAATCACCGTCCGCTACCTGACGCCGCACTCCAAATGGTCGATTCACTCTGCCTACCAGGACAACCTGTACATGCTGACGCTGTCCCGCGGCGGCCAGTGCATCTGGATGTCGGAGCTGGACGCCGCCAAGATCGGGGTCAAGGACAACGACTGGATCGAGTGCACCAACCGCAACGGCGTGGTGAATGCGAGGGCCATCGTCAGCCACCGCATGCCCGAGGGCCTGGTGTTCATGTACCACGCCCAGGACAAGGCCGTCGACGTGCCGCGCACCGAGAAGAACGGTAAACGCGGCGGTATCCACAACGCGCTGACCCGGATCATGATCAAGCCGACGCACCTGATCGGCGGGTACGCGCAGCAGTCCTTCGCCCTGAATTACCACGGGCCCACCGGAAATCAACGCGATGAGGTCACCACGATTCGTCGCCGCTCGCAAAATGTGGAGTACTGACAATGAGGATAATGGCGCAGCTCGCGATGGTGATGAACCTCGACAAGTGCATCGGCTGCCACACCTGCAGTGTGACGTGCAAACAGGCGTGGACGAACCGCAGCGGTGTGGAGTACGTGTGGTTCAACAATGTGGAAACCCGTCCCGGGCAAGGCTATCCGCGTCAGTACCAGGATCAGGAGAAGTGGAAGGGCGGCTGGACGCTGAACAAGCGCGGCAAGCTGACCCTCAAGTCCGGATCGCGGTTCAAACGCCTGCTGAACATCTTCGCCAATCCCGACCTGCCCACGGTGTCGGACTACTACGACCCCTGGACCTACGACTACGAGAACCTGCTCGCCGCGCCGGCCATGGACACCACCCCGGTGGCGCGGCCCAAATCGTTGATCACCGGGCGCGACACCAAGGTCACCTGGGGTGCCAACTGGGACGACGACCTGGGCGGCGGGCCGGAGCAGGTGAGCCGGGACCCGTTGTTGGGCAAGCTCGAAGACAAGGTCAAGCTCGAGTTCGAGCAGACCTTCATGTTCTACCTGCCGCGCATCTGCGAGCACTGCCTGAACCCTGCCTGTGCGGCATCGTGCCCGTCCGGCGCGATCTACAAGCGCTCGGAAGACGGCATCGTGCTGGTGGATCAGGACAAGTGCCGAGGCTGGCGGCAATGTGTGACGGGCTGCCCGTACAAGAAGATCTACTTCAACCACAAGACCGGCAAGGCTGAGAAGTGCACGTTCTGCTACCCGCGTGTCGAGGTCGGAATCCCCACGGTGTGTTCGGAGACCTGCGTGGGGCGGCTGCGCTACATCGGCGTGATGCTCTACGACGCGGACGCAGTGCTGGAGGCGGCCTCGGTCACGGACGAC
The window above is part of the Mycolicibacterium fortuitum subsp. fortuitum genome. Proteins encoded here:
- the narH gene encoding nitrate reductase subunit beta, with product MAQLAMVMNLDKCIGCHTCSVTCKQAWTNRSGVEYVWFNNVETRPGQGYPRQYQDQEKWKGGWTLNKRGKLTLKSGSRFKRLLNIFANPDLPTVSDYYDPWTYDYENLLAAPAMDTTPVARPKSLITGRDTKVTWGANWDDDLGGGPEQVSRDPLLGKLEDKVKLEFEQTFMFYLPRICEHCLNPACAASCPSGAIYKRSEDGIVLVDQDKCRGWRQCVTGCPYKKIYFNHKTGKAEKCTFCYPRVEVGIPTVCSETCVGRLRYIGVMLYDADAVLEAASVTDDKDLYPSQLGVFLNPHDPRVVAEAERAGISPEWIEAAQNSPVYRLIVDYQVALPLHPEYRTMPMVWYVPPLSPVVDILKETGHDGENKNNLFGAIDTLRIPVEYLAELFTAGEVGPVRAALQRLAAMRAYMRAANLGEEFDETIPESVRLSGDEIEAMYRLLAIAKYPDRYVIPTGAGSDAHRLDALATGCSLDGDGGPGMTAYDTMVDKFHLAHTNDAVPQGDPARVNLLNWDGRSTDGLLPTT